tttaatcttgcttttttatttcttgcttgccttacTGATCTTATGATTGATTGGtatgtttgatttgtttgccttggtgagagagaggtctccattagggctagaacctcatgattgaagagggttgagaaggtgagttatgcaaccatatttggtgtgagatttgagattgagagatttctccgccgggaccttgtaagaGGTTAAGGATCTTTTACCTAGAAGTAGatttaggtctatatttaggaatcgaatgtactcttaggaatccctaAAATTTAtcgcggtcatatgtggtgtgaggtgttaaaaTTGACCGATTTCTCCATctggacctcgtaggggactagtatcagtgatctaGAGGTAGGGACCGATTATTCTTGAATTTCTTTGACTTGATTAACTCGGTTTAAAAACACTTTGTAAATCTTGCGCTTAATGTTAAATACTAGGGGTAGCATTGCCCGAGTATCtcattttcattaattgataccTCCCTCGTTTTTACTCTTCCGTATTTGCTTGTGACATTCATACTTCTCTCGattaatttcatttcatcatattcttgattctgactagataacttagaagtagttattactaatactttcattccccgtggattcgactacccgacccattgggtactttattactttgacacccattcACTTGCGGTACACGCATGCAAGAGGTGTTTCAACATGCTTCTAACTTTCTAAATTAAGGTTCTATTCTTCCTCTCAGCCACCCTATTCTGTTGAGGACAATAGGGTGCAGTTAACTCATGATTAATTCCAATCTTtgaacaaagcaaactaaattCTCTAGACAGAAATTCTCCACCCCTATCTGCCCTTAAAATTCTAAGTTTGTAGCCTGATTGCCTTTCAACAAGAATTCTAAGTTTGTAGCCTGATTGCCTTTCAACAAGAGCtaaaaatttttggaaacatTGAAACACTTCATGCTTGTACTTAATCACATAAACCTGGCTCATAAGAGtgcaatcatcaataaataagAGAAAGTACCTATTACCACCATGAGATTCCGTTTGCATTGGTTCACAGATATCTGCATGGGCCAAATGCAATTTTTATCTGGCTCTCCATGATTTTCCTGATGAAAATGGCAATCTTCACAACTTCTCAAAGATACAATCCTCACAATTGTGTAACTTCTTCACACTTGGAAGACCAGCCACCATATTCTGCTCATGTAGAACTTGTAAGCTCTAAAAATTCAGATGCCCAAACCTTAAATTGCcacaataaagataaatttttagttGACATTGCCACATTAATTTGCCCATACTTACATAACTCCACAGGAAATAAATTATTCTCATTTCTCTGAATGTACAATAATTGATCTCCTATTTCTGCATTCTCTATATTGCATCCACAGTTACTGAACTTCACATTATATCCACTACCAATTAATTGCCCCAGACTCAATAAATTATGTGTTAACTTTGGAACATATTTGACTCCATGAATTAATTTTACTCCCTCTCCTTGAACATTAACTACCACAGATCCTTTGCCAAGTACTTCAAGTTCTTTATCATCCCTAAGACTGACTTTATGTTTCATGCTTTCATCTAACTAATGAAATAATTCTCTATTCCATGTCATATGATTTGAAGTTCCACTGTCTAAAATCCAAATAGATGAACTGCTCACTTCTTTCCCATTTTGCACTTTAAATAAAGTACCATGGTCACCTGAATTTCGattgtttgaattttgattaCTTGAAGAATTGACCCTTCATCAAAATTCCTTCCTTGAGACTAATACAGTGAGATTACAAATACCcatatttttacatttgaaacacTGCACATTCTATAAATTGCCTCTGCCAAACCTCTGACCATCAAATTGTCTCTAACCTCTCACAAACCTACCAAATAGCCTTTGACCTCCTCTCCCTTGCTGCCATGAATTAATATTTCCAGAATCCTATTGTCTTTGATTATATTATCTATGATCACCTGATCTCTGACTACCATAACCAACATCTCCTGGACTGTcattttctcttcctcttcctctataaatttttcttcttcctctcataAAATTCCTATCACCACTTGGATCTCCTCTCATTACAAATGCTCTATCTTCATGTCTATCAGAAAATTGATTAAATCTAGCCTCATGTGCTTGCAAAGAGCCACTCAATTCATCTAAAGATAATTTAGAAATATCTTTGGCTTCTTCTACTGAAGTTACAACATGAACAAACCTTGAAGACAAGCTTCTCATTACCTTTGACACTACTTCCTCATCTGTCAAATCATAACCCATGCCTCTAATCTGATTGACAATAGCAAGCACTCTTGTAATATACTATTGAATAGCCTTTTCTTCCTTCATTTGCAATAACTCAAACTTTTGCCTTAATGTTTGCCTCTTCACAAATACCATTCTTGTAGTGCcgtggtatttatttttaatatgctcCCATGCCTCTTTAGCTATGTTAAATCTCATAATTCTATGGAAAAATTATCTCATCAAGAGCTTGTTGAAGTAAAAACAAAGCCTTAGCATCATCCTTTTCACTTTCCATCACCTTTGCTTCTACACCTTCTTCCTTTGCTTCTGTATCTTCTTTGACTACACCCTCTTCAATGATTTTCCATAAATTCTGAGACCTAAAGAATTTCTTCATCCTTTAACTCCAATGTTGATAGCCTTCTCCCTTGAACACTAGCAAACTTGTATGAGAAATTTCTAGTGTGGATGAAGAACTTGAAGCCATCTTTCTCTGTGTCACACTTCACAACAACTTAAACAAATACTTCAATTACCCAAAAACACTTCAATTCACAACTCCACTTCACTGCTACACATCATAAGCTTCAATTCACTCCTTCACCCTCTCATAACAACTCCAAACATCACAAAGCACTTTCCCTTCATAACAAACACTTCTGCATAGCAGAACCTTTAAACATCATCATACACAACATTCAAAACATGTCAACAGACTAGAAAAACACTCTCTTAGAGCTCTGATATCACTGTTATAATCTTGAGTATCCAAGCAACAAAATCATAGAAGAAATTAAAGCCTAAAACTTCATGAATCAAAAGggaaaaattcaaggaaaataCGAGAAAAACATAGTCTATTTCAATTCATTCAAAGTTATCTAgaaaacaacataaataaaagccttttaattaagtttcattGATTATTCATCTACTAACGTGTCACCCTCTAATGCATTGAACCACTTAACCTTGTCTTTGCCACTGAACTCAAACCAATCTTGTAGATGCTCATAAATGCTTCTCATCTAGTCTTGCCTCGAGCTTAATCCAATCTTGCAGatgatcttcatcttcattgttCATTGTTCTCCCTCCTTAAACACAACGACATTACCTACCGTTCAAACCAAGTCAAAATACATTCTTACCTTTACATTATATTTACAACGCTGAACACTGAACTAATATAACACATACtgaaaaacattcaaacaaaaagatTCACAGAACAACTGAACCTATTTCTTCTCATTCTCAACATAACCAATTCACCTCTTCTCTTCAATCAGACACCAACACCCATCACCTACCTTATTTTCTCCTCTCCAAGATGTTTTATATGTCAACACTACCACCCAGCCTTATCTTGGATGTTGCCAACTATATGACGATAAGGTCATTCAACTTAGTAATTCCCCATATATAAGCACCTTCTATGATCTCCTATTGTCCAAACACTACACTCATCTTCTCAGTTTCTTACTTTTCACCGGGTGCCAACACTACCACAAATACAATGATATCTCTCACCTCAACAAAATAAATCTTGCAGTCAAGGGCATCTCATCACATCACTAGATATCTTGCAAACCTTGCTCTTCATGAATCCTATGATGGGCTAAATGATGTTATCATTGATAATCATAAAGGCTTGTTTACTTCCCATTTTGGTTCACTTGTTTTCTCAACATCTTCCACTCCTATGTTCTTGACTAATGCCCTCTATGTTTCATCCATGACTAAGAGCCTTATATCTATTTCTCAATTTTGCCACACAAATGATGCTCCTATTGCATTACTTCCTCTACATTTTCAAATGAAGGATATTTGCACAGAGGTCGTTCTTCTTTAAGGATGGCGTATGAATAGCCCATATTTGCTCAGCTATCCActtgttttttacattaaataatGATTCCATCTTTATATGGCACTCCAATCTAAGTCATTCATCTCATGGACTCCTTTATCCCTTCATGGCATCCAACACTTTTTCCTTATCTCCTACTAGTCTATCTAATTTCTATTGTACTTCTTGCAAGATTAAACAAAGTCATTGATTGCTTTTTCATAAGTCTATACGTCTATATCTCCTATAGAATTAATGTATAATGCCTAGAATTCTATAGTACTTTTTATAGatggttttaaatattatgtaatttttatatatcttttcacTAAATATATTTGGCTCTATCCTCTAAAGCACAAGTCCAATATTTTTTATGCCTTCACCAAATTCAAACTACTAgtataaaatcatttcaaacaaaaacttgTTACCATCTATACTGATAATAGTAGTGATTTTACTgctctttattgttttcttttctctcataGAATTTCGCATCTCACTACACCACCATACACACCTAAACATAATAGCTACTCTAAATATCATCATTGACATATTGTGCCGCAATGGCTTTAATTTTTTGACCTATTTGTATTATCCATAGTTAACTATCTCATCAATCGCATACTTAAAACTAATCTCTCCATGATCTCCTTGTTTGAGAAACTATTCGGTTATGCTCCTAACCTTTGGAAACTCCACTTTTTTGGGTGTCTATGCTACGTCCAGTTTCGTTCTTATTCCACTCATTAATTATACTCTAAGTCCAAGCTTTGTATTTTCCTTAGCTACTCCCTTATCCAAAAAGCATAATTGTGTTGTATCACCAAGATTGGAATAAGTTTCATCTCTTATTATTTTGGCTTTATCATGTCAATTTTCCCTTTAAATTTTCTCCACTATTCACTCCCTCCGTTTCCTCTCCTTCATCTTGTTCTACCTTCCCACCCTTCAATCATGCACCTTTCTCttctaaataaatataaaaaactttagCATTTTTCCCTATAAGTCTTCAATATAGCCtcatgcaataatttttttctagatTTAGCTTCATCATTTCCAACCCATACTATAAAGATTTCCCTCACATGACCTATACCCAAACCTATTTCTACCAATCATACCATGATTACACAGTCtaaaaacatcatcatcaaaccAAATCCCAAATATTATCTTATCTTGATACCTTCAATTGATGACCATGAACTACTACTACTGTAACACAAGCCATTAAGGATCCTCGATGTAGATCTACTATATCTAATGAATTTGATGTGCTTGTTCTCCTTCGATCATGTTCCTCCTGATCACACCCAAAACTTAATTGGTTATAAGTGGGTGTTCCATGTCAAGAGCCAACTAGATGgctcaattaattatttcaaagcTCACCTTGCGACCAAGGGCTTCACCAGTGTCCTAAGATTGACTATCTTGGCACTTTTAGTCTAGTGGTAAAACCAACTACAGTTCTCATTATCTTAAGCTTGGCTCTACATCATTGTTAGTTGCCTTGCTAACTTCATATGAACATTGCATTTCTTCATGGTTAACTTGATGAAGAAGTTTTCATAGCTTAACCTCCTAGCTTCATCAACGGTAACTTTCCTACTTATGTTTACAAGCGTCAAAATCTTGGTACCTAGAATTGTGATGCTTTTAACTTGATCTTGATTTCATCATCCCACAATTAGATACATCTatgtttattctttttctagAGATGGGATATGTATACACTTTCTTATCTATATAGATGATCTCATCATCACTTATAATAATCCAAAATTTGTTCAGCATGTTATTTATCAGCTTGCATTTAAGTTCTCTCATAATGGTTTGGTCCTTTGTTATACTTTCTTGATGTTGAAGTTATTTTTAGTTCCTGTAGACTCCATCTTTCTCAACACAAATATCTATGGATCCTCTTGCATGTCTTAACATGCTTAACTCTAATCATGTTCAAGCTCCACTAGCTGTTGGTACTTCTCTATCTATTCATGATGGTGCACTTCCAACTAACTCCTCCATGTTTAGCCAAGTCTCTGAGAGTAACTAGTACCTCCTCAACACTTATCCAAATATTgagtttatcataaaaaaaattctccagtTCATGCAAGGTTCTTTTGAACATCATTGTGGTGCTTGTTGAGACTAGTGAGACGTGATTGAGGCTGTAAACACAACTGTCTGCATAGAAGACAAGTCATGTCCAATGGCTGTGTGTGGGGACATACATGGGTGCAGACATGCAGTGTTGAAATGTCAACTTTAGCTATATATGTTTTGAGTTACTAGAGTATGCTATATGTGTCCTATTGTCTAGTATTAGTACTTTTTTGCTATGTTGTCTCTCCTGGCTATATAAGCTTGCTTATCCTTGTCTTCAATATTATGAGAAAATCACAAGTAGTTGCTTCTCCTTGGTTTAACAGAGTGGTATCATAGACTTAAACCTTCTTTCTCTCCCACAAAAACAACTCcgctttttttcttcattaaaatgGCATTAATAGAAGGACACGGTGCTCCACTGTGCCTACCTATCCCGAAGAAAAGAGTCAGATATGAAAGATTGTGTGTAAAGATGAAATACTCTTTCAATCTCAGAATGTTTGGGAAGTAGTTGAAAAAGGCATAAGGGAAAATGCGAGTGAAGCTTGGCAAAGCAAAGATGCCAAAGCACTCTTTCTACTTCAACAAGTTGTGGATGAAGATACTTTCACAATCATTAAAGGAGCTTCTACAGCTAAAGAAGCATGGGAGACTCTCTGAGGAAAGTTTCAAGGTGGCACTAAGTTATCTACTCTCAAAGCTCAGAACCTGAGGCGTGAGTTTGAAGTCATGGAAATGAGAAGTATGTCTTACACATTCAAGTTGTTGCCAATAGAGTGAGAGCGTATGGAGAAAAAGTCACTGAGAGAGTAGTCGTCACCAAAGTTCTAAGAAGCCTTATTCCCAAGTATAATTATATTGTTATTGCAATCACTGAAGCCAAAGACTTGACTAAAATCACTCTAAATGAGCTAAGTAGCTCACTGTAAACACATGAAGCTCAAATGAATCACACTGAGGTCAATGAAGGGGTTGTGTTTCAAGCAAAAAGAGGTAgaattgaagaagcaaaccTTGCTACTATGTTTCATGAAAGAGGCTTCACAAGAGTCTAGGGGCCtgggagaggaagaggaagaaatcCAGGTTTTGGTAGAGGTGGTTTTGCTAGAGTAGACATACTCAACCAAAATTAAAGTATCACTGATGACCTCAACATCATTCCAAGACCCCATAGAAACTAAATTCAGTGTCATCATTGTAAAAAATATGGTCATGTAAAATTACAATGTTGGTTCAAGGATCAGCCACTTAATGAAAATGCAGGGCTTGTAGCTGAAGAAGGAGAGTCCAGTGAGACATGCAATCTCTTCATGGTGCATTGTGAATCAAACGATCTTGAGAAAACTATGTGGCTTGTAGATAGTGGATGCTCAGCTGCATAGCCTGGTTGAAGGGCTACCAAATCTGGAAAAAGCTGAACACAGTGATGACTGTCTATATGGAAAACAAACTCGCAAGTCTTTTTCGAGGGGTGAGGCACAAAGAGTTACTGAGAAACTTCAATCAATTCATGTCAATGTGTGCGGGCCTATGCGGACTAACTCACTAGGAGAGAACAAGTACTTTCTCCTACTTATTGATGGCTGCACCTGCATGTGTTGGGTGTatttcattaaacattagtcAGAAGCCTTCAAGAACTTTCTCAAATTTCAAGCTCTAGTTGAGAGACAAACTAGTCTCAAGATCAAAAGCCTTAGGATAGATAGGGGTGGAGAATTCACTTCTCATGAGTTTAATGCTCACAGTCAGAGGGTGGGAATCAAAAGAGAACTCACAGCTCCCTATACTCCCCAATAGAATAGCAGtgtagaaagaaaaaatagaactaTAGTTGAAAAAGCCAGAACAATGCTAAAGAGCAACAACACACCAAATTTCTTTTAGGCAGAAGTTGTGATAACCGCCGTCTACCTTATCAAACTGTTACCAACTTCAGCTCTTGAAAACAAAACACCACTTGAGGCTTAGTGAGGTGAGAAACCAATTGTAAGTCATCTTAAAGTGTTTGGGTATATTTCCTTTGTTCTAACTCCATATAAAACCCTGCACAAACTAGATGAAAGGACCCATAAATGTATTTTCCTTGGGTTACTATCCATATACCAAGGCTTATAAATTGTGTAATCCCCTTGCTTGCAAACTTATTGTTAGCAAGGATGCAATCTTTAGAGAAGAAGCTCACTGGAATTGGCTGGAGAATGAGAAATCAACTGCAACTATTCCATTGGAAAGAGTAACTGCTAGTGAAGATGCAAATGAACAAGAAGACCTTGACCTTTTTCCTGTGGAACTTGATGCAAGTGAGGATGCACAACGCCAAATCGCCTTAACAAATGGCTCTCCACCCTGAAGAACCAGAAGTCTAATAGAGCTATATGAGAATTGCACCTTTGCTCTTAGCATTATGGAACCAAGTTCCTTTGAAGAGGAAAGCATACAAAAGAACTGCACTTGAGAACTCTCAGAGTTACCACTTAGGAGAAAACTAATCGGGCCAAAATGGgtcttttaaacaaaatactGGGCAAACAGTGAGGGTGTCAAGTTCAAGGCTCGCTTGGTCACTAAAGGATACATACAGGAGTATGGTGTCAATTTCAAAGAATTTTTTCACCTATGGTAAGGATGGAAACCGTGAGGTTGCTCCTTGAGCTTGAAGCACAGCAATGGTGGCTAGTGTTTCATCTTGATGTCAAGTCAACTTTTCTGAACAGGGTTATCAATAAAGAAGTGTACATGGGATAGCCATTTGATTATGAAATTCAAGGGAAGGAAAACCAAGTTTATAGGCTCCGGAAGGCCCTTTATTGGTTAAAGCAAGCCCCGAGGGCTTGCTACAACAAAGTAGACAGCTTCTTCCTGCAGTTGGGCTTCAACAGAAGTATGAACAAGCACACCTTGTACATAAAGAAAGACAAGAGTGACCATATAGTCTTGGTATGCatctatgtggatgacatgatcTGCATGGGATCCTCACTTGTTCTCGTAGAAGATTTCAAATCCAGTATGAAGGAAAACATTCGAAATGACAGATTTAGGTCTATTAAGTTACTTCTTGGACTTAGAAGTAAAGCAAGGACACAACAGTCTATTTATTACACAAAAGATGTACATTCAAGACCTCCTAAAGACTTACAACATGCAAGGTGCAAGGCTATTGAAACTCCACTTAACagcaattaaaaattaaagagtGATGATGGATCAGGGGAAACCGATGCAAAGACATTCAGATGCCTTGTTGGTAAGTTAATTTATGTTACTCACGCTCATCCTAACATTGCTTTTGTTGTAGGAGTGCTCTTTAGATTTATGAGCAAACCCTCAAGGAATCACCTATAAGTCGGGAAGAAAGTACTGAGATATTTGGCTGGCTCACTTCATGTTGGCCTTCTATACACCCAAGCTAAAGACTGCAAACTAGAAGGATTTACAAACAGTGACTGGGGTGGCTCCTTGGAAGATAGGAAAAGCACATCAAGGATAGTATTCAGCA
This genomic interval from Dioscorea cayenensis subsp. rotundata cultivar TDr96_F1 unplaced genomic scaffold, TDr96_F1_v2_PseudoChromosome.rev07_lg8_w22 25.fasta BLBR01001339.1, whole genome shotgun sequence contains the following:
- the LOC120256210 gene encoding uncharacterized protein LOC120256210, producing MKKFFRSQNLWKIIEEGVVKEDTEAKEEGVEAKIRGMGYDLTDEEVVSKVMRSLSSRFVHVVTSVEEAKDISKLSLDELSGSLQAHEARFNQFSDRHEDRAFVMRGDPSGDRNFMRGRRKIYRGRGRENDSPGDVGYGSQRSGDHR